A region of Etheostoma cragini isolate CJK2018 chromosome 2, CSU_Ecrag_1.0, whole genome shotgun sequence DNA encodes the following proteins:
- the march1 gene encoding uncharacterized protein march1 isoform X4 — MPIQQISVVPARETASNGKSAARSKDKTEGRKAAGRSGSRSSNISKASNSTTGLTTASRTSITLSSQDICSSSQLTHLEEDVSESHKHNKHTHTSVMAVTSTTVGSSAQVQKKQVKRRHRRKRNSCTASDCLETNIKQEQTELSSHRSENGEKRERHVKNQRELPPRLRCSGAPQSDSTSEDEAWREARSWSKEKARRVRRRSGSSRETDGANWDKGGEDKTEVMELHSVGSDEGRKNRSLVEDSEGLKKRHSSGASMKKAGHVSQREGSHRKDKEKCYKSGDSSSLAEDCEKLITRRYQERGTGGGDMSMPAPQKHCGINGGPLREYSEDSEVCRICHCEGDDECPLIMPCRCTGSLSFVHRTCLNQWIKSSDTHCCELCKFDFIMETKLKPLRMWERLHMSKGERRKIFCSVLFHLIAIVCMLWSVYVLVNRTMEEIRLGKNDELWRFSLLKYYKYYTPNGVLEWPFWTKLIVVAIGLTGGLIFMYIQCKIYLQLWRRLKAFNRIITVQNCPEKDLHNPQARPSALLNGRHETVEVPVSPGPIPAPEAQMDSDMSVEAAVAPEQNPV; from the exons GGGAGGAAGGCCGCTGGGCGCTCAGGGAGTCGATCCAGCAACATCTCCAAG GCCAGCAACTCTACAACAGGTCTAACTACAGCCTCAAGAACATCGATCACGCTGTCTTCTCAGGACATATGCAG TTCTAGCCAGCTGACCCATTTAGAGGAGGATGTTTCTGAATCgcacaaacacaacaagcacacacacacctctgtgaTGGCCGTCACCAGCACAACTGTGGGCTCGTCAGCTCAGGTGCAGAAGAAGCAGGTGAAGCGCCGTCACCGCCGCAAGAGGAACAGCTGCACCGCCTCCGACTGCTTGGAAACCAACATCAAACAGGAGCAGACCGAACTTAGCTCGCATCGCAGCGAGAACGGGGAGAAGAGGGAGCGGCATGTCAAGAACCAGAGAGAGCTCCCACCTCGCCTTCGCTGCTCAGGGGCCCCCCAGTCAGATTCCACCTCTGAGGATGAGGCATGGCGTGAGGCCCGCAGCTGGAGCAAAGAGAAAGCCCGAAGAGTGCGCAGGCGAAGCGGGAGCAGCCGAGAGACAGACGGGGCAAACTGGGATAAAGGAGGTGAAGACAAAACCGAGGTCATGGAGCTGCACTCAGTGGGCTCAGATGAAGGGAGGAAGAACCGGTCTCTGGTGGAGGACAGCGAAGGCCTTAAAAAGCGCCACAGCAGCGGAGCCTCGATGAAGAAAGCTGGCCACGTTTCACAGAGAGAAGGCTCACACCGTAAGGATAAAGAGAAGTGCTACAAGTCAGGAGACAGCTCATCTTTGGCAGAAGATTGCGAGAAACTCATCACCAGGAGATACCAGGAAAGGGGGACAGGGGGTGGAGACATGTCAATGCCCGCACCACAGAAACACTGCGGAATAAATGGAGGTCCACTACGGGAGTACTCTGAGGACTCAGAGGTCTGCAG gatCTGCCACTGTGAGGGGGATGACGAGTGCCCGTTGATAATGCCTTGTCGCTGCACGGGGAGCCTGAGTTTCGTCCACCGGACCTGTCTCAACCAGTGGATCAAATCCTCAGACACCCACTGCTGTGAACTCTGCAAGTTTGACTTTATTATGGAGACGAAGCTCAAACCTTTACGCATG TGGGAGAGGCTACACATGTCGAAGGGCGAGAGGAGGAAGATCTTCTGTTCAGTGTTGTTTCACCTAATAGCAATAGTGTGTATGTTGTGGTCCGTCTATGTTCTGGTCAACAGAACCATGGAAGAGATCAGACTTGGGAAGAATG ACGAGTTATGGAGATTTTCTCTTCTGAAGTACTATAAGTACTATACGCCAAATG GTGTGCTGGAGTGGCCCTTTTGGACCAAGCTGATTGTGGTGGCCATAGGCCTCACAGGCGGCCTCATCTTCATGTACATCCAGTGTAAAATCTACCTGCAGCTATGGCGCCGCCTCAAAGCCTTCAACCGCATAATCACTGTGCAGAACTGCCCCGAGAAAGACCTGCACAACCCTCAGGCCCGACCTAGTGCCTTGCTTAATGGCAGGCACGAAACTGTGGAGGTTCCAGTCAGTCCGGGCCCCATCCCAGCTCCAGAGGCACAGATGGACTCGGACATGTCCGTGGAGGCTGCGGTTGCGCCGGAACAAAACCCTGTCTGA
- the march1 gene encoding uncharacterized protein march1 isoform X5, translating to MPIQQISVVPARETASNGKSAARSKDKTEGRKAAGRSGSRSSNISKASNSTTGLTTASRTSITLSSQDICSSSQLTHLEEDVSESHKHNKHTHTSVMAVTSTTVGSSAQVQKKQVKRRHRRKRNSCTASDCLETNIKQEQTELSSHRSENGEKRERHVKNQRELPPRLRCSGAPQSDSTSEDEAWREARSWSKEKARRVRRRSGSSRETDGANWDKGGEDKTEVMELHSVGSDEGRKNRSLVEDSEGLKKRHSSGASMKKAGHVSQREGSHRKDKEKCYKSGDSSSLAEDCEKLITRRYQERGTGGGDMSMPAPQKHCGINGGPLREYSEDSEVCRICHCEGDDECPLIMPCRCTGSLSFVHRTCLNQWIKSSDTHCCELCKFDFIMETKLKPLRMWERLHMSKGERRKIFCSVLFHLIAIVCMLWSVYVLVNRTMEEIRLGKNGVLEWPFWTKLIVVAIGLTGGLIFMYIQCKIYLQLWRRLKAFNRIITVQNCPEKDLHNPQARPSALLNGRHETVEVPVSPGPIPAPEAQMDSDMSVEAAVAPEQNPV from the exons GGGAGGAAGGCCGCTGGGCGCTCAGGGAGTCGATCCAGCAACATCTCCAAG GCCAGCAACTCTACAACAGGTCTAACTACAGCCTCAAGAACATCGATCACGCTGTCTTCTCAGGACATATGCAG TTCTAGCCAGCTGACCCATTTAGAGGAGGATGTTTCTGAATCgcacaaacacaacaagcacacacacacctctgtgaTGGCCGTCACCAGCACAACTGTGGGCTCGTCAGCTCAGGTGCAGAAGAAGCAGGTGAAGCGCCGTCACCGCCGCAAGAGGAACAGCTGCACCGCCTCCGACTGCTTGGAAACCAACATCAAACAGGAGCAGACCGAACTTAGCTCGCATCGCAGCGAGAACGGGGAGAAGAGGGAGCGGCATGTCAAGAACCAGAGAGAGCTCCCACCTCGCCTTCGCTGCTCAGGGGCCCCCCAGTCAGATTCCACCTCTGAGGATGAGGCATGGCGTGAGGCCCGCAGCTGGAGCAAAGAGAAAGCCCGAAGAGTGCGCAGGCGAAGCGGGAGCAGCCGAGAGACAGACGGGGCAAACTGGGATAAAGGAGGTGAAGACAAAACCGAGGTCATGGAGCTGCACTCAGTGGGCTCAGATGAAGGGAGGAAGAACCGGTCTCTGGTGGAGGACAGCGAAGGCCTTAAAAAGCGCCACAGCAGCGGAGCCTCGATGAAGAAAGCTGGCCACGTTTCACAGAGAGAAGGCTCACACCGTAAGGATAAAGAGAAGTGCTACAAGTCAGGAGACAGCTCATCTTTGGCAGAAGATTGCGAGAAACTCATCACCAGGAGATACCAGGAAAGGGGGACAGGGGGTGGAGACATGTCAATGCCCGCACCACAGAAACACTGCGGAATAAATGGAGGTCCACTACGGGAGTACTCTGAGGACTCAGAGGTCTGCAG gatCTGCCACTGTGAGGGGGATGACGAGTGCCCGTTGATAATGCCTTGTCGCTGCACGGGGAGCCTGAGTTTCGTCCACCGGACCTGTCTCAACCAGTGGATCAAATCCTCAGACACCCACTGCTGTGAACTCTGCAAGTTTGACTTTATTATGGAGACGAAGCTCAAACCTTTACGCATG TGGGAGAGGCTACACATGTCGAAGGGCGAGAGGAGGAAGATCTTCTGTTCAGTGTTGTTTCACCTAATAGCAATAGTGTGTATGTTGTGGTCCGTCTATGTTCTGGTCAACAGAACCATGGAAGAGATCAGACTTGGGAAGAATG GTGTGCTGGAGTGGCCCTTTTGGACCAAGCTGATTGTGGTGGCCATAGGCCTCACAGGCGGCCTCATCTTCATGTACATCCAGTGTAAAATCTACCTGCAGCTATGGCGCCGCCTCAAAGCCTTCAACCGCATAATCACTGTGCAGAACTGCCCCGAGAAAGACCTGCACAACCCTCAGGCCCGACCTAGTGCCTTGCTTAATGGCAGGCACGAAACTGTGGAGGTTCCAGTCAGTCCGGGCCCCATCCCAGCTCCAGAGGCACAGATGGACTCGGACATGTCCGTGGAGGCTGCGGTTGCGCCGGAACAAAACCCTGTCTGA
- the tma16 gene encoding translation machinery-associated protein 16, which produces MPKAQKGKGKAPEKVVHPYSRKAAYLAREEIRLQKKERQKNDKATRLSGIGEKLLWFQEQLDPEKTTYTRKEACDIVERYLRRFDAELEQIELMNGIKGRQGRLHGAREAVIKQTIERERGLYEGIGLEIPDIVNAKNLKTFRAWSGDLKKLPNIKLRKVSHKDLETKNEKAEKHDDAEDDDVDDEDDLEAEQLDEMVLMSD; this is translated from the exons ATG CCGAAAGCtcagaaaggaaaaggaaaagcccCGGAGAAAGTTGTTCACCCGTACAGCAGGAAAGCGGCTTACCTCGCCCGAGAAGAAATCCGactgcaaaagaaagaaag GCAGAAGAATGACAAAGCAACACGTCTAAGCGGCATTG GTGAGAAGCTGTTGTGGTTTCAGGAACAGTTGGATCCAGAAAAGACAACTTACACCAGAAAAGAGGCCTGTGATATCGTTGAAAG GTACCTCCGAAGGTTTGATGCTGAACTTGAGCAGATTGAGCTGATGAATGGGATCAAAGGTCGGCAGGGTCGTCTCCATGGCGCCAGAGAAGCTGTCATCAAACAGACCATAGAGCGAGAGCGAGGGCTTTATGAGGGCATCGGGTTGG AGATTCCAGACATCGTTAATGCAAAGAATCTGAAAACATTCAG AGCGTGGAGTGGTGATCTGAAGAAACTTCCTAATATTAAACTGCGAAAAGTGTCTCACAAAGATTTGGAAACAAAAAATGAGAAAGCGGAGAAACATGACGACGCAGAAGATGATGATGTGGATGATGAAGATGACTTGGAGGCTGAGCAGCTGGATGAGATGGTGTTGATGTCGGACTGA
- the tmem154 gene encoding transmembrane protein 154 produces MFASGTVSMRGPRVQTPLLLLLPLLLTTLTGTETLSTVSNATSAPDSSLDEEDSKSLNTLWNGSLHGQLPTTLTISNGSLETTIDTFNDSTPLPEEEDSGLSLIIILIPVVVVVVVISMIVCGIFIHRRCNQKVRDQELGKEDPYLDGSSTEKVPMPMFEEDVPSVLELEMEELGQWMKKDGKSAEDSKLG; encoded by the exons ATGTTTGCTTCTGGGACTGTTAGCATGAGAGGGCCCCGGGTGCAGacccctctgctgctgctgctgccactgctgctgaCCACGCTGACAGGGACAG AAACACTTTCAACTGTTTCTAATGCCACTTCAGCACCGGACTCCTCCCTTGACGAAGAGGACAGTAAAAGCTTGAATACACTCTGGAACGGAAGCTTACACGGACAGCTGCCGACCACACTGACAATTAGTAATG GATCTTTGGAAACAACTATTGACACATTTAATGATTCGACCCCCTTgccagaggaggaggacagtGGTTTGAGTCTCATCATCATCCTGATTCCTGTGGTCGTGGTGGTCGTTGTCATCAGCATGATAGTTTGTGGTATTTTCATCCATCGCAGGTGTAACCAAAAAGTGAGAGATCAAG AACTGGGAAAAGAGGATCCATATTTGGATGGGTCAAGTACAGAGAAGGTGCCAAT GCCCATGTTTGAAGAAGATGTGCCCTCTGTGCTGGAACTAGAAATGGAAGAGTTGGGCCAATGGATGAAAAAGGATG GTAAATCTGCAGAGGACTCTAAACTTGGATGA